Part of the Sorghum bicolor cultivar BTx623 chromosome 1, Sorghum_bicolor_NCBIv3, whole genome shotgun sequence genome, ATTATTTCATTCCAAAATACAGTAGTTCACATAACAATTGTATAATTGACGGTCAGTCTGGTAGCTTCTCAAGAAACCATTGGTGCTCACCTCGCAAGAAATGGACCATTGGTGCTCAGCAATAATGTGCAAGGCCATTCCTCTGGCCTCTGCATGCGGGGTCCGTTGACCCAGCGGCCGGACGGCGACAGCAACCACGCCCCGTTCCGCTGAACAGAGTCGAGTCGTCGCCCCCATATCAACGCCCTCGCAGCGCCGGAGATGGAGCGCAGCCGGCACCAGATGAGAGCTGACTCCCCACATGGCGTCATGGCCAGCAGCGTCAAGGAGGCagtccagcagcagcagcagcagcaggaaaaGTGCCGAGCTTTCGGGCGCCAGAGCTCAAAGCCACAGCCACCATGGCCGGgcggcctcctcccctgccgcctaCGGCTACGGCCGGCAGCTCTCGTCCTACAGCACCCGCTCCTCCCAggtcagcagcagcagtagcggCTCCTTCAGTGCGCGGGTCGCCGGCGCCTTCACGAGCTGCTTCGTGCCGCGGAGGCAGGTCACAaccgaggaagaggaggaggagaagaagaagagccgGCGCTCAGAGTGCCATGTCTCCATAGATTCAGGTATCGGTGCAGTCATGTTTCCTCTTTCCCCTCTTCTTCAGTAGCAGTAGGTTCATATAATCATACCAAtcccgtggaattctgtcatggCTCCAAtcccgtggaattctgtcatggCTTAAAATTGGCACCAAACAAGCATTAAACTTTCGAATTACGAAATCTGAGCGTGTGGAAACTTGGCAAATTTCGAGTGCAGCAGGGTCATGGCAGGAAGGCAAGGCTCTCACAATTGCTGACGTGTCCAAGGCAACATCAAACTTCAGTGAAAAGAACATGATAAGGCAGGGACGCTCAAGCACCATGTACAGAGgaaagctcaaggatgggtctCAGATCGCTGTCAAATGTGTCAAGAAGGTTAGTAACCGAAGATCATCCATGTTTTTGGATTGCTCATAGAGCAGGTGGATTGCAGTAATGTAATGTTACTAATTAGCTCTCCTCTTCTGTTGCCTCAGCTGAATGGTCAGAATCTGACAGCTGAACTCTGGAGGGAGCTTGAGACTCTTGAGAAGATTGAGCATAGGAATCTGGCGAGGCTCTTCGGATTCTTTGAGCGCGTAGCTGACTGTGTCGTCGTAGTTGAGTATGTCAGCAATGGTTCCTTGAGGGAACATTTGGATGGTATGCAGTGTTGCTATGGATCATTGCTAGTTTTTCAATTTTCATCCTCATTTAGCCAGTAGACTACTGTTTTAATATAAACGGTTCTGTTCTATTCTATACTTCTATCATAGAACATGCATCCATAATCATTGTTGTTTTTCTTACCGCCGGATGCTAGAACTGTAATAATGAATGGTCGAGTGCATAACTCGTGCAAAGGTTGGAATAGAAGTTCCCGTTTCTAAACATTAGAAAAACAGAATCTGCATTGAACTAGTATTGTCACTCTAGGTGGATAGTATACTAATCCATTTTGCGGTGCGAAAATACCTGCAGAATCCTGTGGAAATGGTTTAGAACTCTCGCAACGGCTCAACATCGCGATCGACGTTGCTCAGGGCATCACCTACCTGCACGAGTACAAAGGTAAGAAGCTGATTCAGCATATGTTCTTCAGATCAAATTGTGATGTGATTGTTGCAACGCATGGTGAAACATAGATAAACTGGTTTCTTAGAACAAGAAATGGGACCTGTCTGATTATCTGAAACTCACAAGGTATCATGGTGAGTTGCAGAGCATCCGATCATCCACGGAGGCATCCGGTCGTCGGGCGTGCTGCTGACAGACGCACTGACGgcgaaggtggccggctttgcgCTGGCCGGGACGGCGGCCTCGGGCTCGGGATCAGGCTCAGGCTCGGATGCAACGCCGGCGAAGGGCGCCGCCGGGTACGTGGACCCAGAGTACCTGAGCACGTACCAGCTGACCGACAAGAGCGACGTGTACGCCTTCGGCGTCCTCCTCGTCGAGCTAGTGACCGGCCGGCCGCCCATCGAGCGCAGCCGCGGCGGCGAGGCCCGGCTCACCACCAAATGggtaagaaaagagaagaaaaaatgtAT contains:
- the LOC8080220 gene encoding calmodulin-binding receptor-like cytoplasmic kinase 2 isoform X2, with translation MASWPAASRRQSSSSSSSRKSAELSGARAQSHSHHGRAASSPAAYGYGRQLSSYSTRSSQVSSSSSGSFSARVAGAFTSCFVPRRQVTTEEEEEEKKKSRRSECHVSIDSGSWQEGKALTIADVSKATSNFSEKNMIRQGRSSTMYRGKLKDGSQIAVKCVKKLNGQNLTAELWRELETLEKIEHRNLARLFGFFERVADCVVVVEYVSNGSLREHLDESCGNGLELSQRLNIAIDVAQGITYLHEYKEHPIIHGGIRSSGVLLTDALTAKVAGFALAGTAASGSGSGSGSDATPAKGAAGYVDPEYLSTYQLTDKSDVYAFGVLLVELVTGRPPIERSRGGEARLTTKWALQRCKAGEAVVAMDPRMRRSPASVAAVERMLALAAQCVATARDDRPSMRRCSELLWAIRRDYHRQEEPRCAAVAEERSDEWVVR
- the LOC8080220 gene encoding calmodulin-binding receptor-like cytoplasmic kinase 2 isoform X1; amino-acid sequence: MASWPAASRRQSSSSSSSRKSAELSGARAQSHSHHGRAASSPAAYGYGRQLSSYSTRSSQVSSSSSGSFSARVAGAFTSCFVPRRQVTTEEEEEEKKKSRRSECHVSIDSAGSWQEGKALTIADVSKATSNFSEKNMIRQGRSSTMYRGKLKDGSQIAVKCVKKLNGQNLTAELWRELETLEKIEHRNLARLFGFFERVADCVVVVEYVSNGSLREHLDESCGNGLELSQRLNIAIDVAQGITYLHEYKEHPIIHGGIRSSGVLLTDALTAKVAGFALAGTAASGSGSGSGSDATPAKGAAGYVDPEYLSTYQLTDKSDVYAFGVLLVELVTGRPPIERSRGGEARLTTKWALQRCKAGEAVVAMDPRMRRSPASVAAVERMLALAAQCVATARDDRPSMRRCSELLWAIRRDYHRQEEPRCAAVAEERSDEWVVR